GCAGTGACAGTCTGAGCGTCTCtcagttctcttttctctttctttggccgCTCCTGGTGCCCTCGGTAAGTGGGAAGCTGTGTAGGCTCCACACCGCTCATCCTGACCAGACAACCTGCTGTCCAGATCACAGGCCGAGAAGGTGTTTGGATGGAGCTGAAAACGCAATCTACTTAACAGCCGTGTGACTGCGGCACTTCCACGCTCCTCCTTCTGGATTGAGTGACCACGTTGTAATGTCAGTCCTATGGGTACTAAGTAGACAGATTTCCTTCATGTTTAACGAGACCCTTCCCTTTTTGAGATGCCTTCTAAAACACCAGGCGGATCTGGATCCAAAGTCATACGCTGCTGATAAAGTGAACAAGAGCCCTAGAGGAATGATCAGAAGAATCCTGAGGAAGCACAGGAGCTGTGCATATGGTTTTTCCTAAACATAATCTTTCTTCTGAtcctgaaaactaaaagaaagcaaatggaaagcacACCAAATGGAAAGCATGTCACAGAAGCACCTGGCTCTAATCTCCCAAAAAAAACGCATGTAAGGGAAGGGTCATCTGCCCATGACTTCAGGTGGCACTCGTGATACCTGCTCTGGTATTCATAAACACAACAGTTTGTGTCTGGACATCCCTCTCAGCGTAACAGTGCCCTGACTAGTGCAAATTTCAGGTACAAGTCAAGGTGGCACAAGCATCTGTTCTGGAGCAGGTTCTTCTCACCTTAATTGGTATTTGCTGAGCTGACGAGTCATTCTTCATAGTTCCATAGTTTACCTGGAAAGAGCTCAGGATGTCCTCCCACATTAGTTAGCACAATATGAGGTATCGGTGAAGTCTGCCACCTGCCACATTGTTTCTCAGCGTCCAACACGCTCACCTAGAGCTCCAGCTTTCGACGACTCTAATGTTTGGGAAACTCAGGCACTGTCCAAGGAGCAGAGGCATTCTGGAGACAGTGGCTACAGCAAAGTGGAATATCAAAAAGCATCTTTCAGAGGATGACCCTTATCCCACCAAAAGTGCATTTGGGGCACCTGAGGAAAGAAGCCAGAAAGGGCACGCGTAGAGACCTGCCACTAATCCTGCAAAGGtaagctgaggggggaaaaaagggatacaGGTTTTAGAGACAAAGAAGCCTACTCGTTTGAGAGAAGTTCTTCTGTACTGAATGCTCCTGAGGAGTTACCAGGcagtctccttcctctcttgAAAATCCAACAAACCCGATAAAAAACCCTCTTCTGAAAGGAAGTTTTGGGCTTACAACAAAGTGAGGGCCGTTTCAATACAGGAGTTTATCTGGGCAGGCTGAAGGTAACCATGCAACTAGTAGCACCTGAAATCGCAGGCCATTGTATCTGCAGTGAATCCCTGCAGATCAATTATGCTGCGGTTGGACCTTTGGAACCAGATCTCCAGGAGCAAGCAGGCAGTATGGCTTGGCCACCTGAGATTTCAAGCAAGCCCACACATGGCATTTGCGTAAAGGCTCAGCCAGTTGTGGAGAGGTCCAGAAGGTTCCTGAAATGGGGGCAGTACGTCATCATGCAGAAACACGCAGAAACCCAGGTATTTGATGCAACTGTTCacctcccaaggaacagggggaGAAGAAGTTGTTCCTTATAtaccaccaggaaacttcctttgTGGACAAACCCAAGAGGAATGAGTTTGCCTTCTCGTAAAATCctctctctgaagagctggagcaggaaaaaGGCCAGGAAGGTGAGACTGTGGCAGGGATTTGAACTAAATTAGAATGGGCATCAGTGTCCAGAAAACGGATGAAACACACTGGGACATTTGGGAGGATGGGcaacagccaggagcaggagaacaGGGGTGTCAGTGAAGACCCCGTTTCCCAAAGGctgtgcccaacagcagctctgtcagagcAGCCTTTAGCTGTGagctaaaagagaaagaatcttTCCCTCCTGACAAGGTCTCTGGAGAACAATGGGTTTAGAAAGCAAGTGACAATCCCTCTGGAACAATCCTGTTGTAAATCTGCCTTCCGATGCCACAGTGAGAAGAGGCTGTTTcaagaagagggagatgctgcaaggcCATCAGCACCAAGAAAGGACACTGGTGGGGAGTGGCAAATACTCACGCTGGAGCCAATGCCAAGGTGTCAGCACCCACCGTTGGCCCTCCAGGGAGTTCTGCACAAATGGGcatgggagggaaaagaggactgGAGTCTTGAAGACAAGGCAGGGCATCCTTCGGGTTCATCTCCAGGAGTCTGAGCTCACCCCTACAGTTCAGAGCTCAACAGTCAGAAAAGCTCGTGTCGTCTCCCAGGAAAATTCATCCCTTGGCTAAGTCAGGAATCACAAATGCCTCCATGCAGGCGATGCAGGTGATAAGGAGAAAAAACCTACATGAAGGCATTTTTATCCTTGCCGCTTTAAGAATTTAGGACTAAACAGATACTGTTATCTCTTTCTGAATATTCTGTAGCTTACCATTTCACATCCATGCTTTGCTTTACTCATATGGTGAACACAGTCGGTTCCGGTTCTAAAAAGAGGtcagagaaggaagaactgaGTTTACAAGAagtcacaaaaaggaagcaatctCGTAAATGGCTACTCCgagtattttattagaaatcagGGTTTTAGTACCTCTAGCCAACAACATAGATACTCTTAATCTATATTTGTTCTCATGCTTTAAagtctcatttcaaaaacaaaaataggcACTCATTCCAGTAtcaggctttctgcttttctagtaAAACCAATAAGcagttaaagaggagaaaaaaagcattacatgacCTGGAAAGGGGGATGGGCAGCAAACTGAGAAAGCTGCAAATCCTATAAGGTTACTGACACAAAGAGAAGGGCAGGGCGCAAAGAACCACAGAAAGATCTTACAAGACTCGGTCACGGAGCAATAACATGGCAGAGGAAACTCTGTACAGAGAGGTACAAAGTGACCCACGTGGGGAAAACCAACCCTGATTTGCACACAAAATTGTCCTGATCGGTGTCACtggggagggacacctggagATTTGGAGAGCTCAGCTCTCAATAGTACCCCAAGAAAACACGAATCCAAATGCCCCGTGAGGAACTGTGAGCAAAACAGCttgtccaaacagaaaaaaagatcaagaggTGATGACTGCCAAACTGGATCATGAAAGAGCCTTTTATGGCCTTATATTTTAGGCATCTACAACCCATGTCTTGGCAAAAACAGATTAGAAAGCATTCTGGATCCTGGTCTCATTCTTCACCCATTTCCACAAGTTTTATTGTGACTAGAAACTGATGGGAGAGACGGAAATTAAGGACTACATTTATATGAGCAGAAAAAGGCTTCAGGCTTCTCCCGTTCTAATCTCTGCATGAAATACACTTGGGGAGTGGGAAGAATCTAAGGCACCAAAGGAGATGATTTGACATGGTCTGTCCATCGCCATGGAAGGGGGAAGGTGATCATCCGATCACACCACCGGATCTGGGACTCTCTGCCAGATACCTGTGAATGTTAAGTACAGacacaaattgtctttttttaaagctacactcCAGCTACACTATAACTAACGATGGGCCTGCCTCTGGAAGGTGATCGAGAACTCAGCCTGAAGTCAGCCAGCATGAGCCGGCATTGCGCCCTCGTGCTGAGGGCGGCCAACAAGCCCCTGGGGTGCATTAGGAAGAGTTTCgccagcagctcgagggaggtgatccttcccctctgctcaggctccttcccctctgtggGCTCCGTCCAGACAGGGCTCCCCAGGACAAGACGGGTACTCAGTGGGGTGAGCCCAGCAacgggcaacaaagatgatgaagggacaggAGCGCTTTTCATATGTGGAGACGTTggaagagctgggattgttcagcctggagaaggctcagaggggatctcatcaacataTACCagatgggagggaagaaagaagaaggagacaGGCTCTCTTCAACAGCGCCTtctggcaggacaagaggcaaagggcacaaattgcaaaacatgaaatgaaatctgaacacaagaaaaaactttCTGACTGCAACTGTGGTCAAGAACGGCAACCAGAAACGGCCTACAGAAATTGTGGCATCTCCACCCTTGGAGTCCACCTGAAGGGACACATCCTGGGCAACGTGCTCTGTGTGCAACCCCTCCCCATCAAGCAGGaggggttggactcaatgatctcaaaggtcccatcctaccgcagtgattctgtgaaatgcccagAGAGGGACCTCAGCCTCAAGCGGTGAGGCAGCATTCACCAGCCGACCCAGAGGAACAGACTGGCCTTCAGCTGGAAAACTGCTCCcagttcttccctcccacccccagctcaggTGCGTGAGCCAGTGCCCTGCTTTGTCACCCTGCTGAGGTCTCACCCCACTGTGATTCTACAGAGAACGTGAACACAAAGGAGATCAATAGGGAGACCCCTAGTTAACGGCACAGGAGCCTGAAAGCACGGGACAACTTTCTCCAAACACGGGCAATGCTGCTTAGGTCCTGTCACctatggaagagaaggaagaagacaaaTGGGGCAAGGGATCACCCAGGCATGAAACCGGAGGAAGGTAcaagagacattaaaaattctGGTATGTGCCCTAGAAGTCTATTTTGTAGCCAACTGACCTGTCCGTACCCAACCGCGGGCATGAGGTCTCTGCTCCGACTTCCACTCTtctcctcttcaccttttcttccactgcaggaCTTTCTGATGCTTCATTGCTTCTCTTGACCTTCAAAACATTGCAAACTTGGTATTGATAACATTTGATTTTgacttttctagtttaaaaaaaaaatccagagttaATATACATTCCTATTTTGCAAAATTGTTCATGTTTATAcaataaagaccaaaaaaacgcTTCTGCCTTATTCAAACAGAAGATGAGCACTGAGGCCATCCAGAGAATTATGCTCAACAGTTCTCAACAAGAAATACTGCTTGCCAGAACACACTGTTTGCTCCATCTTCAGAGGAGGGCCGAGGAATGCCTTTAGCAGGAATGTAATGCTAGCAGAGAGAGCAGGAGTTTCTTTTGGGGAATTTGCACAGGACATATTCACTAATTCACTCCATTTTTAGACACTCGGATCAAAAACAAACCTACCCGGAGCTCTCATTAaacaaaaactttccaaagaagCTTAACTTTGTTGTTTACGACACAGCACCAAGGAAACTACTTAATGATTCAGCCATATTGACCTCCTCCTACAGACTCTCACAGTGAAGAAACCATTTGACAGCTCGGCTCAGAGTtgtagaaaacacatttcactgcAGCCACCAGGGCCCTCGGCTCCTCAGGCAGGACTTCATTCAAAGGCTGATGGAACCAACAGGATGATTTCTCCCAGCTTGGATGGTTACAGGTGAGAATTCAGTGCCACCTCACAATGCCTGACTGACACCCAGAAAAAGGAGAACTAGAGCATTGCCTGGATCTCTATTCTGCTTCTCCACACTATTTagaatataactttaaaaaaaaaaaaaaaaaaaacaccaaaaaaacccaaacaaaaaacacataaaaaacttACAAGTTCATCACTGCCCTTGTTTACTTCTTTACCTGTAACAGAAGTATTATAAAATTTGGTGAATATTTGGTGACTGGACTTTCTTTAACCaacttaaaagtacatttttgcattgCACCTCACTTTTGGCAAACAAGATAAACTCCTCAGAAACCATGCTGGACTTGCATATGATATATTGACACTGAAAAACCGCAAACGCAGCTCTTTCACAATTAGAATTCCTGGCTGGGAATACCCCATGTcaatgggatggggacagttgcttttcttgaagaattaaaggagtcttcagaagagaagaaggaatgaagaactGTTGGCATCACTGTATTTTAGGCACCAGAGGGAAGACACAAGGACAGCCTGAGCATGGACTCCCCAGAATATTGGCCAGCCAACCTCTGGTGCATGGCATCCATACGTATCTTCCTGAAGGAAAATCCCTGCCAACAGAAACTAGAAACACCAGTGCCTGAAAGTAATAGCACATTATGCTGTGCAtaattttagaacagaaatgtACAACCATTGCAGAGTGCGATTCAATACTGGAGCAAGGTGTACAGGGAAGTGACTGAATTCTCCACCTTTAGGAATTTTTACATCCAAAGATGGTATCTTTGACAGGGGCTGCTACACGCGAGCAAATGGGGGAGACCAAGGAATGACCGCTTCTCCATTTTACAAAGGAGACCACAATATCTGCACTAAGCAGTCACaagaaaaaccagcagcttttcacAGGGACCAATAATCAGAACAGGAAACAGTAAGAATAACACTCGGTTTTCACAACAGAGGAGGTTAAATGTGGTGTCCCACAGAGGTCTCAGCTGGGGcctgaggctgctcagggaattcACCGAAAACCTGGAAAACGAGACACTAGTGAGGCGACAACATTTGCTAATCATTATTACCATTATGACtatcattatttagaaaaaaaaatgcattctttctttaggacaacagaaacaaagagcgTGAAGTTCAATGTCAACAAACGTGGtcaagcacaaggaagaaaaacatgcagcCCATACACACGtactggctccagcccagctacTGGCATTACAGAAcaaaggctgggagctgctgggcacagcttCATAAAAATACTAGCTGAAGAGTCAGCAGGggtagaaaaggcagagagattcAGGAAATTTTAGAAGGGCAATACAGGACAAAAGAGAACACGCTGTTCTGCTCTCTCTCAAATCCACAGCACAGCCACGCTGCACACAGGTTTGCTCCCTCCAACTCAAAGACACGGTagatgaaaggaaagggaaaagcaagacaCAGATGACAGATGTTTCCAGAAATTATCCAAACATAACCATAGTGACTTACCACAAGATACGTTCTGCTGGAATGAGTTGAGTTCTAGATACATAGTGCAAACGTAGGGATAAGGCACAAGATGGACATTCTCATGTTTGAATCTCATCTTCGATACCCTCTCCCATTTACTCCAATCTGAGAACGATGCTAAGGCTTAAGAACACAGCACTAACGTTTCAAAGGAGCAGGCGCCCTGACGATGTCTTCTGGTAAGGCTTCACAAGTCACACCACCTGGCATGTGCGTGTAAGGCAGCACATACAATCCATCAGTAAGAACCGTATGAAAAACCACTAGTGACACATTACAAGAAACACTCATCCCGGTGACCCTCTCCCAgagctcccactcacccacagCTTGTGAGTAACTAAGAGTTATGCCCCAGCAAGGAGCCTGACACACAGGCTGCAGGACAACTCATCACACCAGGCCTCTGAGCTCGCAGTTCTCACCAGGGCCCAGTGCTGGCCAAGCACGGGGATGGATTTTCGAGTTCTAGAAATACAAGTCCATGAATCAAACTCTCCTCAAGCACGCAGGCAAAACTGGCTGAGCTTTAGTGAAGCAAACCAACAAGCCCAACATTTGTTTTGGTGCTTCCCGTCTGACGATGCTCTCGGCCACCTTCTCTTCCTGGCAGGAACAGGAGTAAGTTGCTCTCATCACCTTCTGACAGAGAAAGAGGATGACCTCGTTCTTGCCTGCTTTTATAAAGTGTGGCAATGGGGCCATCTTCCAGGACTGGAAGGGAATGCCTTGGAGGAGGAAACACCCAGATGTTCATTACTCCTGGGCACCCAGAACCACGGGAGGGGATACCAAAGGGCCTGATCTGATTCCCAAATTGACACCCCTTAGGACCGAAAAGGCGTCTCATTCAACCAACTTACTTTTCTCTTCAACAAGAGCCTCATGACAGTAACTTCTTTTGAACCCTTTACAGCAACTACGATATTTAATCCTAACGTACCTTATGAGAAAACTACTGCCGTCTTCTCGACTTGTGGCCAACGTTGCTGAGACTGCAAAGAGCATTTGACATTTTATCAGCCTTTTCAAGAAATGCACGAGCTTTGCTTGCAATCACATTAGGTGGGATTCCTGTCCCTTTAGATACACGTGTTCATTTTCTGTGGCTAAATCTGATTCGGAACACAGAGGCACTCagctcaaaacactgcaaaactcTCTTTTCACATCAGTTCTCAAGTGAAGGCAACACCTGAGGAGGATCTTCAGCTGACGTAAAACTGCAAAGCGCAAAGGCTTCACACTCCAGCTAAAGATCTGCACACTACCAGGCACGAATGTTGAATTAAGCAACGCCCTTTGTCTTGCAATTCTCTTTTACAGGTAGGAAAGACAGGATACACGGGAAAATGGTGAAGTGGTCTGTAGAAAATGGATGTAAGTCATCAAGATTTCCAAGGATTACTCGAATCGCTTCCTGGAGaggccagagaaagaaacaaaggaagagtaTTAGCAATATAGCCACAATTCGACTGTGAAGTACAGTTTCAAGGCGTggggaaaatttaaaattactttacagtTTGCACGACTCGTGGAAGAGCAGGTTctagatattttgcttttcctcctccccttcttctccgCACTCCCTCCCATCACCCAGAGTGCGCTGCACTCACAGACTCACAGACATTGAAGTGAATTAATATCTTAATCTTGAAGTAACACAGAAGCATCACTATGAAGAGGGAAAGTGTGCtttgaaatttaagaagttttaCACTTAAGAAGTCTCCTTTTTGCCAGCAAAACACAGGTAGCATTGACCTGCTTCGAAAATAAAcatattcctctttttctgcatatTGACTCAATTCAGTTACAAGGGAACTGCAATTCGGCCCCAACTCACTCCTGCTTTACAAATGGGAAACTTTTTCTAGTAATacctttcaatattttcaaaagtgaaaaagaaaaaaaattaaattataattttttgtaTCAATTAAAgtcagcacattttcttcaataatatttataatgctATTACTGTACgctgaagatttttcttaaaattaagtaaGGAAGCATTCTGAAGCAGGCAGTATATTTGTCTCATTTCCTCAGGAATGGCAGGGACTTTCGTCTGTCTCAGGAAGAAGATGACGCCAACAGGGCTCATCAGTGGTCACCAAGTACTGGCATCATTCAAAGCACGTCCACTGGTTCCAGTGGCTCCTCAGTTGGGAGGGAAGCATGTGCAATCGAGCGGTAgatgagctgctgccaggctcgCTCACCAGCAGCACCGCAGCTCCTGAACCAACAGGAGGGAGTGACAGCTCGTCTGGCCTGAGAAGCTAAAAGCACTGGCCAGGTCTGGGGCTGAGAGCCGAACCGTGGGaaagtgctgctgcaggatgaACCTGAGCAGGAATCGGAAAGGAACGGGGTGCAACCAGCTCGACAAATAGGCAGCTCCATGGGTCCAATTTTAACAGTCAGTAGcttctttgaaatacttcaaataaaaacCTTACTTTTCTACATTAATGCTGCCTGTtgatggcatttttcatttatgtcatttttttcaccCTCGTACTCTCCAGAGAAGTTCCCCATTACTCTCACTTGAAACGCTGCATTTGACAAAATGTCCTCAGTCCCATAACAAACATAAGACTTGCTTAGCTCAACATTCAGAGAAGGTCCCAGGGACCTGCTCCCTCACCTACCTCTAGCTCCTGGACAGCACTGTCGGTGGTGTTGAGATCAGGAGCGCTGTGAAACAAACAGAGAGAGTTCATCCCAGCCCAGTCAAAGAGCAACGGAGCGACAGTCCTTGTAAAGAGTTTAAACACCTACAATTCCCATtgcacagagaaaatactttgcagaCAGATGAACTCCCAATTTATTGCTTGTAAAAGATATCCATTATTCCACGAGGactgtttctctttggttttctgcCCCTTTATATTTTGTGTGAGGAGATCAGATCTTTTCAGTCCATCCTCAGCAACCTTTAGGACAGGGTTGTTGACCAGGTGCCCTCAAACCAGTACCTGTCTTCCAGCCTATGGCGATGCCATTCCACTCAAGGGCCTACAAGAAGGAACCAGCAGGACACGTCTCTTAATCCCCTCCACGGTGCAAACCTGCCGAGGAACGGGCCTTCACAGCACTGGAGCTAAGCCCTGTGATGCTGGGAGCTGTGTATTGCCTGCAGCAAACTCTGCACGTCTTTTGTAAGCTGGCTTCTCCAACTTGTTTGCTGCAAGGTATCGGCCAACAACaaaatgcagagggagagagaaggcctTAAGGAAAATCCAAATccatcaaaaagcaaacaaatcacatAACTGTTACttggaaataagtaaatacaGTGGAGCGTAAGGAATTATGGCATGCGAGTATTCTCTGGTATATGCCCTGGGAGGCAGCCATTCTCACATCCTCCACATTCAGGGTCCCCAGCCAGAACTCCAGCAGAGACGAGAACTTGCCTTCCTCTTCGGAAAGGCTCTCTCCTTGCTTGATAAAGAGCAAGTCAATGACAGGAATTACACAGCACAGCACGACAGACATCACCCACCCAAGAATTAGGCTGTGGTCACGAAGTCTTCAGCAATCAGCAGGGAAACACAATTCAGGAGGGGACATTGCCACGGCGATGAGGAGACGAGGgtggaaagaatggaagaaagcaaGGCACCACCCAGGGTCTCACGCCAAGGGTGTCAGACCTGCTCTCTGACTGCCGGGGACTCGTCGGTTGGGGGGAgtgtgagggggtggggaggagggagggttattttcttttaggtcTGGAGTGtggacatttgtcttcccaagtaactcttAGGTGTGacggagcccggctttcctggagattaaACAcccgcctgctgatgggaagcaccGAAGGACTTCCCGATTTCGTTTGTgcacacggcttttgctttacttattaaactgtctttatctcaacccactttATCCTTACTtccacccttctgattctctccctcaccccACTGCGGGACACTGAGCAAGTGGCCACGTGGGGCTTagctgttggctggggttaaaccgtaACAAAGGCTCTAGAGCTTCTCAAGTAAACACTTACAAAATCATAAAACGCTATCAGTAAAAACAGCCTCTCGTTCCACTGAAGCACAAAACCCAGAcgtggcagtgacacaggagcattTTATACAGCTCAAATTAGTCTCTCAGGCCAACGTTCAGCCTGTGCGAGTGCAGCAGCGACTTTTAAGCGACCGCTTTCATAGTTAGTGGAAGAAGGCAGGACAGAGGAGCCCCCAAACCTGAGTTTTGTGTCTCGTATTCACTCACTGCAACACGCAGCCATCGCACCCAGGCTGACTGTGCCTTTCCCACACTTACCTGCTGAAGTTGCCGTACCGGATTTTAAATTTGTACACAAGCCCGCCTGCATGAAGGAACCTTGTTTCAGGCAAGGGATAGGTAAATGGTTTCAGTgacatctttcctccttcctggatGTAGCCTAGGGGAGCAGGAGAGTCAAAAGTCAACGACTAAAAGCCTTCACCAGATCTCACGCTGTCCtaccagaagaaaggatggtgagcagggattCCTCATCTGCAGGGAGAACAGGCCTCCCACCAGCCAGAAAATCGCGGATTCAGGTGTCATTTCCAATAAAGCAGAGCGGTTTTGAGCAGGATTCGAGGACAGACTtccagccgacggccacccgcCTCCAGCCACACTGCTCCGGCGATGTCCCCACCAACGTCCTCGAGGCCGACAAGGCCTCTCGCCCCGGGGGATGTCGACGAGGCCCCGGCAGGGCCGTGTGGCAGCCCAGGACCGACCCCGGCCCTCAGGGACCACCCGGCTGTGgcgtcccccgcagcccccgcgggtACAGCCCGGAGAAacgcctcgccccgccgcccccccagcgCCTGCGGCCCCCGCAGTCCCGGGGCGGAGGGAGAGCCCGGGGGCCGGCGCCGAGGGGAGATGCCGCCGCctcctcagccccgccgccggccccgaggcccccgggcagccccggcgctgGCGACCGCCGGGAGGCCCCGGaagcccccgccgcgcccgccgcccgacCTTACCtcaggcggggccgggccgggagaaGGCTGGAGCCGAGCCCGGCCGACGGGAGCCGGACGGGGCCCGGCCGAGCTCCTTTcgccccggctccccgcggccACCGGCGGCTCTGCCGCTGCTGCGCTTCAGAGGCAGCTGTCGTTGGGGGCTCGGAGTGCCCCAGGGGGTCCGGCAGGAGCCCACAGCCCCAGAGGAGTTGGCTTTTGCCTTGTGGCAGGGCTTGCCACTGCTGTCAAAGGGGACTGGACTCTGCCCGGGCCTCTCAAGTCAGCGTTAGCTCTGGTGCCTAATGACCATCCCTCGGTAGCTCATCCCTTTCTCTCCCAAATTTTTGACGTCAGGTTTGCCTTTTCTTGCTTTAGGCAGCTTTCACGCAAAGACTCCCAGAGATTTTTTCATTCTCCcgctacacacacatacacacagggaTTCCCGGGAGGGTCACAGAAACGCAACAGCAGCAGCCTTAGTCTCAGCTGGGGTCTTTAAGAGCAAACACCGTGTTCCGTAGCTGTCTGGAGCCTTTCTGGCAGCCGTGGGGTACTTCTCAAGCAGACACAGCTGGAAAGCTCTGACGAGCACTGACCCAGCCGAGCAGTGATCAAAAAGAAGCTACTTTTTATACGTGAAAGCCCGACAACGACAtctgtaggaaaaacaaaatcccaattaGTTCTCTTGCGCCAACCGCAAAACCAGACTTTGGTATAAAAGGCTTCTGATTAACAAAATACAAACCTAAACACACAACCCAAGCAGGCCCTGATCTGCCTCCTCAGGGCAGGACAGAATGTCCCTTTGCTCTGTAAACGTCATTATAATGAAGAGCTGCTCC
The Numenius arquata chromosome 16, bNumArq3.hap1.1, whole genome shotgun sequence DNA segment above includes these coding regions:
- the LOC141472389 gene encoding membrane-anchored junction protein-like; amino-acid sequence: MSLKPFTYPLPETRFLHAGGLVYKFKIRYGNFSSAPDLNTTDSAVQELEEAIRVILGNLDDLHPFSTDHFTIFPYWSKWERVSKMRFKHENVHLVPYPYVCTMYLELNSFQQNVSCGKEVNKGSDELVKRSNEASESPAVEEKVKRRRVEVGAETSCPRLGTDRTGTDCVHHMSKAKHGCEMNSSKEKEHEFSPASLSVGCKQESFWGPGESDLEQKPATAQAEGATQLLQRRDPTVNKGSTESEGRGVSKFWRSMICSPLQHLFGGKN